Proteins encoded by one window of Maliibacterium massiliense:
- a CDS encoding carbohydrate kinase family protein: MDVLCVGLAVFDQLVRDVEHNLMDVDCVYVDDLQVACGGDALNAAVNCANMGMDTALVARIGTDANGDFLLRYLEKKGIDTRYMARNGQYPTSTTIVCIEPSGERHFMAYGKSNQALTDTDIPKEAIKSARHVHVASVMSLLGLSFDKLENLLRTAKAHGATTSFDVNHDRQGHWLRRIDAALHYTDIFIPSHYEAQVICGGLQTPEEMKAFFAPYGLKVFGLKMGAKGVYLTDYKQDIYLPSLYEGKPVDTTGAGDAFFASFISGYLRGMCLADCGVLGSAASAMVIGQVGATTGLRPFKDALKLAAARGYPITTGRLDG, encoded by the coding sequence ATGGATGTTTTGTGTGTGGGGCTGGCTGTCTTTGACCAGCTGGTGCGCGATGTAGAGCACAATTTGATGGATGTGGACTGCGTCTATGTGGACGACCTGCAGGTTGCCTGCGGCGGGGACGCGCTCAACGCGGCGGTCAACTGCGCCAACATGGGCATGGATACCGCGCTGGTGGCGCGCATCGGCACCGACGCAAACGGGGACTTTTTGCTACGCTACCTTGAAAAAAAGGGGATTGACACGCGCTACATGGCGCGCAACGGGCAGTATCCCACATCCACCACCATCGTGTGCATCGAGCCCTCGGGCGAGCGGCACTTTATGGCCTACGGCAAGAGCAACCAGGCGCTCACCGATACGGATATCCCCAAAGAGGCGATCAAAAGCGCGCGGCACGTGCACGTGGCGAGCGTGATGTCGCTGCTGGGCCTGAGTTTTGATAAGCTGGAAAACCTGCTGCGCACGGCCAAGGCGCACGGGGCCACCACCTCCTTTGACGTCAACCACGACAGGCAGGGGCACTGGCTGCGGCGCATCGACGCGGCGCTGCACTACACGGATATCTTCATCCCCAGCCACTACGAGGCGCAGGTGATCTGTGGAGGGCTGCAGACGCCTGAGGAGATGAAGGCGTTTTTCGCGCCTTACGGGCTGAAGGTCTTCGGGCTGAAGATGGGGGCAAAGGGCGTGTACTTGACCGACTACAAACAGGATATCTACTTACCCAGCCTCTATGAGGGCAAGCCGGTGGATACCACCGGCGCGGGGGACGCGTTTTTTGCAAGCTTTATCTCGGGCTACCTGCGGGGCATGTGCCTGGCGGACTGCGGCGTGCTGGGCAGCGCGGCCTCGGCGATGGTGATCGGCCAGGTGGGCGCGACAACGGGACTGCGACCCTTCAAGGACGCGCTTAAGCTTGCGGCGGCGCGGGGTTACCCCATCACCACGGGGCGGCTGGACGGATAA
- a CDS encoding Gfo/Idh/MocA family oxidoreductase gives MSKQIIRWGILGPGRIAHNFMRGLLVTPDAELAAIASRDVARAQSFAAEYNASARCYGSYEELAADPNVDAVYVATTNPHHLAPCKMMMQAGKAVVVEKPIALNAEQAKELVDCAKANDVFFMEGMWTRFFPVNAKVLQWIDQGRIGDVRMVEANFSFRVDWDPEHRVLDLAKGGGALLDVGIYSILYASMIMRGKRPQAVTGLAHLGETGVDEQAAYLMRYDDGALAVLRSGVRTAIEMDAFIYGTEGYIHVPIFWHPVRAELRAEPLNQENSSVHQGEILEVFESPYEASGFQYEIAYVSECLRKGITNCDKMPMEESLMIAEVMTHLRRDQWGMKYPEEA, from the coding sequence ATGTCCAAACAAATCATCCGCTGGGGCATCTTGGGACCGGGGCGCATCGCCCACAACTTCATGCGCGGGTTACTGGTAACGCCGGACGCAGAGCTAGCGGCCATCGCCTCGCGCGACGTGGCGCGCGCTCAAAGCTTTGCAGCCGAATACAACGCCAGCGCGCGCTGTTACGGCAGTTACGAGGAACTGGCGGCCGATCCCAACGTGGATGCGGTGTACGTCGCCACCACCAACCCGCACCATCTTGCGCCCTGCAAAATGATGATGCAGGCCGGCAAGGCCGTGGTGGTGGAAAAACCCATCGCCCTCAACGCCGAGCAGGCCAAGGAGCTGGTGGACTGTGCCAAGGCAAACGACGTCTTTTTTATGGAAGGCATGTGGACCCGCTTTTTCCCTGTCAATGCCAAGGTGCTGCAGTGGATCGACCAGGGCCGCATCGGCGATGTGCGCATGGTGGAGGCGAACTTCTCCTTCCGCGTGGACTGGGACCCCGAGCACCGCGTGCTGGATCTTGCCAAGGGAGGCGGCGCGCTGCTGGACGTGGGCATCTATTCCATCCTCTACGCATCGATGATCATGCGCGGCAAGCGCCCGCAGGCGGTGACGGGCCTTGCGCACCTGGGCGAGACGGGCGTGGACGAGCAGGCGGCCTACCTGATGCGGTATGATGACGGCGCGCTTGCCGTGCTGCGCAGCGGCGTGCGCACCGCCATCGAGATGGACGCCTTCATCTACGGCACCGAGGGTTACATCCACGTGCCCATCTTCTGGCATCCGGTGCGGGCCGAGCTGCGCGCCGAACCCCTCAACCAGGAGAACTCCAGCGTGCACCAGGGCGAGATCCTCGAGGTGTTCGAGTCCCCCTACGAGGCCTCCGGCTTCCAGTACGAGATCGCCTACGTGAGCGAGTGCCTGCGCAAGGGCATAACCAACTGCGACAAGATGCCCATGGAAGAATCCCTCATGATCGCCGAGGTGATGACCCACCTGCGACGCGACCAGTGGGGCATGAAGTACCCCGAGGAAGCGTAA
- a CDS encoding glycosyltransferase family 4 protein — translation MKKKICFVVQRYGLEVNGGAELHCRQLAEHMLPYYDVTVLTTKAVDYLTWKDEYSTDVEDINGVCVRRFSVDYPRDMDEFNRFNARFLSKGLRSVREQESWIRKQGPVSTALLRYLKASRDDYDIFIFFTYLYHLTVKGVPMMKEKALLIPTAHDEPYLKMEPFKAVFTSPRGIFYNTEEERQLILERFHNESVPSDLGGVGVEIPEEVTPESFREKYKLQDDYIVYVGRIDQAKGCEVMFQYWQLYKKRHPSRLKLVLMGKPMIPIPKRDDILSLGFVSDEDKFNGMAGAKFLLLPSPFESLSMVVLESLSLSVPVLVNGDCAVLKSHCVQSNAGLYYHGYYEFEGCVRRMLEHPDEYQAMCANAPLYVQQHYQWDVIVSKLSRMIEATIATN, via the coding sequence ATGAAAAAGAAGATTTGTTTTGTTGTCCAGCGCTATGGCCTGGAAGTTAACGGTGGCGCGGAGCTGCACTGCAGACAGCTTGCCGAGCACATGCTCCCCTACTATGACGTGACCGTGCTGACCACCAAGGCGGTTGATTACCTCACATGGAAGGATGAGTATTCTACCGATGTAGAGGATATCAACGGGGTATGCGTGCGTCGTTTCAGCGTAGATTACCCGCGTGATATGGATGAATTCAACCGTTTCAACGCACGGTTCCTCTCCAAGGGTCTGCGCAGTGTGCGCGAACAGGAATCCTGGATTCGTAAGCAGGGGCCTGTCTCCACAGCGCTTTTGCGCTATCTCAAAGCGAGCCGGGATGACTACGATATCTTTATCTTTTTTACTTATCTGTATCATCTCACGGTCAAGGGCGTGCCCATGATGAAAGAAAAGGCACTGCTTATCCCTACCGCGCACGATGAGCCTTATTTAAAGATGGAACCATTCAAGGCAGTGTTTACCAGCCCGCGCGGTATCTTCTATAATACAGAAGAGGAACGTCAACTCATATTGGAGCGCTTTCACAATGAGAGTGTTCCAAGCGATTTGGGCGGCGTGGGTGTTGAAATCCCCGAAGAAGTTACACCGGAATCTTTTCGGGAGAAATATAAACTGCAAGATGATTACATCGTCTATGTGGGCCGCATTGACCAGGCAAAGGGCTGCGAGGTCATGTTCCAGTACTGGCAACTGTACAAAAAACGACATCCGTCTCGGCTCAAGCTGGTACTTATGGGTAAACCGATGATCCCTATCCCCAAGCGCGACGACATCCTCAGTTTGGGTTTCGTCAGCGATGAAGACAAATTCAATGGCATGGCCGGCGCAAAGTTCCTGCTGCTTCCCAGTCCATTTGAAAGCCTTTCCATGGTGGTGCTGGAGTCCCTGAGTCTCTCGGTGCCCGTGCTGGTGAATGGTGATTGCGCTGTACTCAAAAGCCATTGCGTGCAGAGCAACGCAGGGTTGTATTACCACGGTTACTACGAATTTGAAGGCTGCGTGCGCCGCATGTTGGAGCACCCTGATGAATATCAGGCCATGTGCGCCAATGCGCCGCTTTATGTGCAGCAGCATTATCAATGGGATGTTATCGTCAGCAAGCTTTCGCGCATGATTGAAGCTACCATTGCCACAAACTAA
- the pyk gene encoding pyruvate kinase, with translation MKHTKIICTIGPASQDIAVMRKLVEHGANIFRVNFSHGTDAEHERVIQGIRALRQEMGVPLGILLDTQGPEIRTGLLKDGPVVLEAGQAFVLTARDVPGDKHAVSVSHKGLPRDVQAGATILLDDGLVELRVERVEEGTDIHCTVQNGGELGERKGVNVPLCAVSLPSVAEKDIRDLQLGVRLGVDFVAASFVRSAVDVMEVRRVLEEAGDDSIHVIAKIENAAAVENFDEILKVSDGVMIARGDLGVEIPMEEVPVVQKRIIRACNAWGRPVITATQMLDSMIRNPRPTRAEVTDVANAIYDGTDAIMLSGETAAGRYPVQSLKTMARIACKAEEEVYAALWQQPMAAGESRHTLITEAVSFAACSTARDVDAKAILTPTQSGHTALMVSKYRPWPPILATTMSKRTYNTLTLVWGCLPLKSVQYDTTDEMVDQSVAIAVHAGAISAGDVVVITGGLPTKSGGVTNLMKVHVVGDILLRGKGLGTQAASGRARIMKGKFGKNVFFEKGDVLVAKSTDDSMLALMKKASAIITEDAGLPAHAATVGKLLGIPVIIAAEGARHALPDGIFITVDPASGFVYNQLPKIEKIDKDSDA, from the coding sequence ATGAAGCATACAAAGATCATCTGCACCATCGGCCCCGCCAGCCAGGATATCGCGGTGATGCGCAAGCTGGTGGAGCACGGCGCCAATATCTTTCGCGTCAACTTCTCCCACGGCACGGACGCAGAGCACGAGCGGGTTATCCAAGGTATCCGCGCGCTGCGTCAGGAGATGGGCGTGCCGCTGGGCATTTTGCTCGACACCCAGGGGCCGGAGATCCGCACGGGCCTGCTCAAGGACGGGCCGGTGGTGCTGGAGGCGGGGCAGGCGTTTGTGCTCACCGCGCGCGACGTGCCCGGCGATAAACACGCGGTGAGCGTCTCACACAAGGGGCTGCCGCGCGACGTGCAGGCGGGCGCCACCATCCTGCTGGATGATGGCCTGGTGGAGCTGCGCGTGGAGCGCGTGGAGGAGGGCACGGACATCCACTGCACGGTGCAAAACGGCGGGGAGCTGGGGGAGCGCAAGGGCGTCAACGTGCCGCTGTGCGCGGTGAGCCTGCCCTCAGTGGCAGAGAAGGATATCCGCGATCTGCAGCTGGGCGTGCGGCTGGGCGTGGACTTTGTGGCGGCCTCCTTTGTGCGCAGCGCGGTGGATGTCATGGAGGTGCGCCGCGTGCTGGAGGAGGCGGGAGACGACTCCATCCACGTCATTGCAAAGATTGAGAACGCCGCGGCGGTGGAGAACTTTGACGAGATCCTCAAGGTGTCCGACGGGGTGATGATCGCCCGGGGCGATCTGGGCGTGGAGATCCCCATGGAGGAGGTGCCGGTGGTGCAAAAGCGCATCATCCGCGCCTGCAACGCGTGGGGCCGGCCCGTGATCACCGCCACGCAGATGCTGGATTCCATGATCCGCAATCCCCGCCCCACCCGCGCCGAGGTGACCGACGTGGCCAACGCCATCTACGACGGCACCGACGCCATCATGCTCTCGGGCGAGACGGCCGCGGGCCGCTATCCCGTGCAGTCCCTCAAGACCATGGCCCGCATCGCCTGCAAGGCGGAGGAGGAGGTCTACGCCGCCCTGTGGCAGCAGCCCATGGCGGCGGGCGAGTCCCGCCACACCCTCATCACTGAGGCGGTGAGCTTTGCGGCCTGCTCCACCGCGCGCGATGTGGACGCCAAGGCGATTTTGACGCCCACCCAGAGCGGGCATACGGCGCTGATGGTCTCCAAATACCGCCCCTGGCCCCCCATATTGGCCACCACCATGTCAAAGCGCACCTACAACACCCTGACGCTGGTGTGGGGCTGCCTGCCCTTAAAGAGCGTGCAGTACGATACCACGGACGAGATGGTGGACCAGTCCGTGGCCATTGCGGTGCACGCCGGCGCCATTTCGGCCGGAGACGTGGTGGTGATCACCGGCGGGCTGCCCACCAAGTCGGGCGGCGTGACCAACCTGATGAAGGTGCACGTGGTGGGGGACATCCTGCTTCGGGGCAAAGGACTGGGCACCCAGGCAGCCAGCGGGCGGGCGCGCATCATGAAGGGCAAGTTCGGCAAGAACGTCTTTTTTGAAAAGGGCGACGTGCTGGTGGCAAAGAGCACGGACGATTCCATGCTGGCGCTGATGAAGAAGGCCTCGGCCATCATCACCGAGGATGCGGGCCTGCCCGCCCACGCGGCCACGGTAGGCAAGCTGCTGGGCATTCCGGTGATCATCGCCGCCGAGGGCGCGCGCCACGCGCTGCCCGATGGCATCTTTATTACGGTGGATCCGGCCAGCGGCTTTGTCTACAACCAGCTGCCTAAAATAGAGAAGATCGACAAGGACAGCGACGCGTAG
- the fabG gene encoding 3-oxoacyl-ACP reductase FabG, with protein sequence MRNKTVLITGASRGIGRATALAFGENGYNVVVNYAARADAAEKTLQLLSRIPARAMAIAADVADAAQVQDMFARARAAFGPIDVVVNNAGIAQDALFTDITPEAWRQMFAVHVDGAFHCCRCALPEMISRKSGRIINIASIWGMVGASCEVHYSAAKAALIGMTRALAKEVGPSGITVNCVAPGVIDTDMNAGYDEATMRALREETPLGVLGAPEDIARAVLFFASEDARFITGQVLSPNGGIVI encoded by the coding sequence ATGAGAAACAAGACGGTGCTTATCACGGGCGCATCGCGCGGCATTGGACGGGCGACGGCGCTTGCGTTTGGAGAAAACGGCTACAACGTCGTGGTCAACTACGCCGCGCGCGCCGATGCCGCCGAAAAGACGCTGCAGCTGCTCTCGCGCATCCCCGCGCGCGCCATGGCCATTGCGGCGGATGTGGCGGATGCTGCGCAGGTGCAGGATATGTTCGCACGCGCCCGGGCGGCCTTCGGGCCCATCGACGTCGTGGTCAATAACGCGGGGATCGCGCAGGACGCGCTCTTTACGGACATCACGCCCGAAGCGTGGCGGCAGATGTTTGCCGTGCACGTGGACGGCGCCTTCCACTGCTGCAGATGCGCGCTGCCCGAGATGATCTCCCGCAAAAGCGGCCGCATCATCAACATCGCCTCCATCTGGGGCATGGTGGGCGCCTCCTGCGAGGTGCACTATTCCGCGGCCAAGGCGGCGCTCATTGGCATGACGCGCGCCCTGGCCAAGGAGGTAGGCCCCTCGGGCATCACGGTCAACTGCGTCGCGCCCGGGGTGATCGATACGGACATGAACGCGGGCTACGACGAGGCGACCATGCGCGCCCTGCGCGAGGAGACGCCGCTGGGCGTGCTGGGCGCGCCCGAGGACATCGCGCGCGCGGTGCTGTTTTTTGCCTCGGAGGACGCGCGCTTCATTACGGGCCAGGTGCTCAGCCCCAACGGAGGCATTGTGATATAG
- the deoC gene encoding deoxyribose-phosphate aldolase translates to MKQWTARQIAGMIDATILKPQATAADVETLCRDARDYHFKAVCVNPVFVPLCVRLLRGSGVRVATVAGFPLGASAPEAKAQEARIAVRQGAHEVDMVIHVGGLIAGDADAVRADIAGVVAACKGENPDAVVKVIIEACLLRDAQKREACRLAREAGADFVKTSTGFSTGGATVDDVALMYACVGQEMQVKAAGGIRSLDDALAMLQAGATRIGTSGGVAIVKEAMARF, encoded by the coding sequence ATGAAACAGTGGACGGCCAGGCAGATCGCGGGCATGATCGACGCGACCATCCTCAAACCCCAGGCCACAGCCGCGGATGTGGAGACGCTCTGCCGCGACGCGCGGGACTATCACTTCAAGGCGGTGTGCGTCAACCCCGTCTTTGTGCCGCTGTGCGTCAGGCTGCTGAGGGGAAGCGGCGTGCGCGTGGCCACGGTGGCGGGCTTCCCGCTGGGAGCGAGCGCGCCCGAGGCCAAGGCGCAGGAGGCGCGCATCGCGGTGCGCCAGGGCGCGCATGAGGTGGACATGGTGATCCACGTCGGCGGCCTGATCGCGGGAGACGCGGACGCGGTGCGGGCGGATATCGCGGGCGTGGTGGCGGCCTGCAAGGGGGAAAACCCCGATGCAGTGGTCAAGGTGATCATCGAGGCGTGCCTGCTGCGCGACGCGCAGAAACGGGAGGCTTGCCGCCTTGCCAGGGAGGCGGGCGCGGACTTTGTCAAGACCTCCACGGGCTTTTCCACAGGCGGGGCCACGGTGGACGACGTGGCGCTGATGTATGCCTGCGTGGGTCAGGAGATGCAGGTGAAGGCGGCGGGCGGCATCCGCAGCCTGGACGACGCGCTGGCGATGCTGCAGGCCGGGGCCACCCGCATCGGTACCAGCGGCGGGGTAGCCATCGTCAAAGAGGCGATGGCGCGCTTTTAA
- a CDS encoding ABC transporter ATP-binding protein: MPGPRKMHFQKPRDTKNTLRRVLGYMLHQKWMLLLVALFVLISAGASVAGTYLLKPIINQGIAPLIGKNPTGADFLPLVRMILLLGAIYLCGAASAYTFSRLMVNIANNTLNSIRHDLFNHMQDLPIAYFDTHTHGELMSRYTSDVDTLREAISQGVTQFMNSTVTVVGTFVMMLVLSPLLTLLIVVMLVVMFFIIKIIGGKSAAYFRKQQQAVGAANGYIEEMIEGQKVVKVFCHEPQTKARFGQLNETLRAAATNANTYANIMMPIMGNLSYVNYALTAASGAMLVIAGRMDIGTIASFLQYTRSFSQPITQLSQQFNSILAALAGAERIFEVIDAPAEQDEGYVTLVNATQDADGTLCESDAYTGMWAWKHPHHDGSVTYTPQTGDVRFFDVTFSYDGKKDVLRDVSLYAKPGQKIAFVGSTGAGKTTITNLINRFYEVPEGKIRYDGINIQKIKKDDLRRSLGMVLQDTHLFTGTVRDNIRYGNLHATDAEVEQAAKLANAHCFIRHLPQGYDTMLTGDGANLSQGQRQLLAIARAAVANPPVLILDEATSSIDTRTEALIERGMDRLMAGRTVFVIAHRLSTVRNANAIMVLENGQIIERGDHEQLLAQKGKYYQLYTGQFELS; the protein is encoded by the coding sequence ATGCCAGGTCCGCGCAAGATGCACTTTCAAAAACCCAGGGACACCAAAAACACCCTCAGGCGGGTGCTGGGCTACATGCTGCACCAGAAATGGATGCTGTTGCTGGTGGCACTCTTTGTGCTGATCAGCGCCGGCGCCTCCGTGGCGGGCACCTACCTGCTTAAACCCATCATCAACCAGGGCATCGCCCCACTCATCGGCAAAAATCCCACAGGCGCGGATTTCCTGCCGCTTGTGCGCATGATATTGCTGCTTGGCGCCATCTACCTGTGCGGCGCGGCGAGCGCCTATACGTTCAGCCGGCTGATGGTCAACATTGCCAACAACACGTTAAACAGCATCCGGCACGACCTGTTCAACCACATGCAGGATCTGCCCATCGCCTACTTTGACACCCACACACACGGCGAGCTGATGAGCCGCTACACCAGCGATGTGGACACCCTGCGCGAGGCCATCAGCCAGGGCGTGACCCAGTTTATGAACTCCACGGTGACGGTGGTGGGCACCTTTGTCATGATGCTGGTGCTCAGCCCCCTTTTGACGCTGCTGATCGTCGTCATGCTGGTGGTGATGTTTTTTATCATTAAGATCATCGGCGGCAAGAGCGCGGCGTACTTCCGCAAACAGCAGCAGGCTGTGGGCGCGGCCAACGGCTACATTGAGGAGATGATCGAGGGGCAGAAGGTGGTCAAGGTGTTCTGCCACGAGCCGCAGACCAAGGCTCGGTTCGGGCAGCTCAACGAGACGCTGCGCGCCGCGGCCACCAACGCGAACACCTACGCCAACATCATGATGCCCATCATGGGCAACCTGTCTTACGTCAACTACGCGCTGACCGCGGCCTCGGGCGCGATGCTGGTCATCGCCGGACGCATGGACATCGGCACCATCGCCTCGTTTCTGCAGTACACCCGCTCCTTCTCCCAGCCCATCACCCAGCTCTCCCAGCAGTTTAACAGCATCCTGGCCGCGCTTGCGGGCGCGGAGCGCATCTTTGAGGTGATCGACGCGCCCGCCGAGCAGGACGAGGGCTACGTCACATTGGTCAACGCCACCCAAGATGCCGACGGCACCCTGTGCGAGAGCGATGCGTACACCGGCATGTGGGCCTGGAAACACCCCCATCACGATGGCAGCGTCACTTACACGCCCCAGACGGGGGACGTGCGCTTTTTCGATGTGACGTTCAGCTACGATGGCAAAAAGGACGTGCTGCGCGACGTGTCGCTCTACGCAAAGCCTGGCCAGAAAATCGCGTTTGTGGGCTCCACGGGCGCGGGCAAGACTACCATCACCAACCTGATCAACCGCTTCTACGAGGTGCCCGAGGGAAAGATCCGCTACGATGGCATCAACATCCAGAAGATCAAAAAGGACGATCTGCGCCGCTCGCTGGGCATGGTGCTGCAGGATACCCACCTGTTTACCGGCACGGTGCGCGACAACATCCGCTACGGCAACCTGCACGCCACCGATGCAGAGGTGGAGCAGGCCGCAAAACTCGCCAACGCGCACTGCTTTATCCGCCACCTGCCCCAGGGGTACGACACCATGCTCACCGGCGACGGTGCCAACCTCTCCCAGGGCCAGCGGCAGCTGCTGGCCATCGCGCGCGCGGCCGTGGCCAACCCGCCGGTGCTGATCCTCGACGAGGCGACCAGCTCTATCGACACCCGCACCGAGGCGCTCATTGAGCGGGGCATGGACCGCCTGATGGCGGGCCGCACGGTGTTCGTGATCGCGCACCGGCTCTCCACCGTGCGCAACGCAAACGCCATCATGGTGCTGGAAAACGGCCAGATCATCGAGCGCGGCGACCATGAACAGCTGCTTGCGCAGAAGGGCAAGTACTACCAACTCTACACCGGCCAGTTTGAGCTGTCGTAA
- a CDS encoding ABC transporter ATP-binding protein encodes MIKKLAPFMKKHRVFAILAPVTVIAEVLLEIRIPLLMAQIVDIGIPARDMGYVLRTGGLMVLFALLALLCGALSSRFASRASMGFGSELRGGLFNAVQDYAFGNIDKYATASLVTRLTTDVNNVQMSYMMIIRMLVRAPVMLVSAIIMAMHINASLVSVFLVAVPVLACALFTIATTAYPRFRAMLKKYDGMNASVQENLIAIRVVKAFVRAKYEKDKFKLANDDLKNASKRAEKIIIWNVPMMQLTMYSCIIAILWFGGNMIIAGGMLTGELISFISYVTQILMSLMMISMVFISLVLSRASLQRIVEVLSEQPDITDEAADPDARVQQGSVTFQDVCFKYDANAQEDTLSHINLTIKAGQTVGIIGGTGSAKSTLVQLIARLYDAASGRVLVDGRDVRCYTLEHLRDAVGMVLQKNVLFSGTIRDNLKWGNAHATDEQIVDACKAAQAHDFIMAFPDGYDTDLGQGGVNVSGGQKQRLCIARALLKNPKVLILDDSTSAVDTATDANIRQALRTRMRDTTAIIIAQRVTSVMDADMIVVMDDGRIDAVGTHDELLATNEIYREVYASQQKGVA; translated from the coding sequence ATGATCAAAAAGCTGGCGCCTTTTATGAAGAAACACCGCGTCTTTGCCATCCTCGCGCCGGTGACGGTGATCGCAGAAGTGCTGCTGGAGATCCGCATCCCGCTTTTGATGGCGCAGATCGTGGATATTGGCATCCCGGCCAGGGATATGGGCTATGTGCTGCGCACAGGCGGGCTGATGGTGCTCTTTGCGCTGCTGGCGCTTTTATGCGGCGCGCTCTCCTCCCGCTTCGCCTCGCGCGCAAGCATGGGCTTTGGCAGCGAGCTGCGTGGCGGGCTGTTCAACGCGGTGCAGGATTACGCCTTTGGCAATATCGACAAATACGCTACCGCATCGCTGGTCACCCGCCTGACCACCGACGTCAACAACGTGCAGATGAGCTACATGATGATCATCCGCATGCTGGTGCGCGCGCCCGTGATGCTGGTGAGCGCCATCATCATGGCGATGCACATCAATGCAAGCCTGGTATCGGTCTTTCTGGTGGCGGTGCCGGTGCTGGCCTGCGCGCTGTTTACCATCGCAACCACCGCCTACCCGCGCTTTCGGGCGATGCTCAAAAAGTACGATGGCATGAACGCCTCCGTGCAGGAGAATTTGATCGCCATCCGCGTGGTCAAGGCATTTGTGCGCGCCAAGTATGAAAAGGACAAATTCAAGCTGGCCAACGACGACCTGAAGAACGCCTCCAAGCGCGCGGAGAAGATCATCATCTGGAACGTGCCCATGATGCAGCTGACCATGTACTCCTGCATCATCGCTATCCTCTGGTTCGGCGGCAACATGATCATCGCAGGGGGCATGCTTACAGGCGAACTGATCAGCTTCATCAGCTACGTCACGCAGATCCTCATGTCGCTGATGATGATCTCCATGGTGTTCATCTCGCTGGTGCTATCGCGCGCCTCGCTGCAGCGCATCGTGGAGGTGCTTTCCGAGCAGCCCGATATCACCGACGAGGCGGCGGATCCGGACGCGCGCGTGCAGCAGGGCAGCGTGACGTTCCAGGACGTGTGCTTTAAATACGACGCAAACGCCCAGGAGGATACCCTCTCCCACATCAACCTGACCATCAAGGCGGGCCAGACGGTGGGCATCATCGGGGGCACGGGCTCGGCCAAGTCCACGCTGGTGCAGCTGATAGCGCGCCTTTACGACGCCGCCAGCGGCAGGGTGCTTGTGGACGGGCGCGATGTGCGCTGCTACACGCTGGAGCACCTGCGCGACGCGGTGGGCATGGTGCTGCAGAAGAACGTGCTGTTTTCCGGCACCATCCGCGACAATCTCAAGTGGGGAAACGCGCACGCCACGGACGAACAGATCGTCGATGCATGCAAGGCGGCCCAGGCGCACGACTTTATCATGGCCTTCCCCGACGGCTATGACACCGACCTGGGCCAGGGCGGCGTCAACGTATCGGGCGGGCAGAAGCAGCGCCTGTGCATCGCCCGCGCGCTGCTGAAGAACCCCAAGGTGCTGATACTGGACGACTCCACCAGCGCGGTGGATACCGCCACGGACGCAAACATCCGCCAGGCGCTGCGTACCCGCATGCGCGATACCACCGCCATCATCATCGCCCAGCGCGTCACCTCGGTGATGGACGCGGACATGATCGTGGTGATGGACGACGGCCGCATTGACGCGGTGGGCACGCACGACGAGCTGCTGGCCACAAACGAGATTTACCGTGAGGTCTATGCATCGCAACAAAAGGGGGTGGCGTGA
- a CDS encoding MarR family winged helix-turn-helix transcriptional regulator — MDQPLWQIVYKFNRLSALHRLNMHAIMRAHHLHFGQLPMLEFVMRKPGCSQKEVAEFLQVSPPSIATSVKRMQRAGLLEKQGDPQDLRLTRLYVTPAGRDAAQGCRKDADALDARIFAGTSAAQRAQFAQFLQCMIDNLATEEQRRMPFFSLMRQMHTLEREEKNEGKG, encoded by the coding sequence ATGGATCAGCCATTGTGGCAGATTGTGTATAAGTTCAACCGGCTCAGCGCGCTGCACCGGCTCAACATGCACGCCATCATGCGCGCGCACCACCTGCACTTTGGGCAGCTGCCTATGCTGGAGTTTGTGATGCGCAAGCCCGGGTGCAGCCAAAAAGAGGTGGCGGAGTTTCTGCAGGTATCGCCGCCCTCCATCGCCACCTCGGTCAAGCGGATGCAGCGGGCGGGCCTGCTGGAAAAGCAGGGCGACCCGCAGGATTTGCGCCTGACGCGCCTATACGTCACGCCCGCGGGCAGGGATGCGGCGCAGGGCTGCCGCAAAGACGCCGACGCGCTGGACGCGCGTATCTTTGCGGGCACAAGCGCCGCGCAGCGGGCGCAGTTTGCACAGTTTCTGCAGTGTATGATCGACAATTTGGCTACCGAGGAGCAGCGCCGGATGCCCTTCTTCTCGCTGATGCGCCAGATGCATACCCTGGAAAGGGAAGAAAAGAACGAAGGGAAAGGATAA